The Gehongia tenuis sequence AAGCTTTGAACGAAGGAGGGGGACGAATGCGCATTGTAGCCGATGTAATGGGCGGCGATCAGGCGCCGGTTGCGGTGATCAAGGGTTCCGTGATGGCGCTGGAACGGGACGCCGGGCTCACGATGGTCCTTTGCGGACCCAAGGCGGTAATCGAGCGGGAGCTTGGCTATCTGAACGCACCCAGGGATCGCATCGAGATCGTGGACGCCCCCGACGTCATCGAAATGGCGGAAGCGCCGGTCACGGCGATTCGGCAAAAGAAGAACTCGTCCCTGGTTGTGGGCATGAATTTGGTCGCTGCAGGCCAGGGGGATGGATTCATCTCCGCGGGCAGCACCGGCGCGGTTCTTGCCGGCGCGACCTTCATTATCAAACGGATCAAGGGTATCAACCGTCCGGCGCTGGCGCCCATTCTGCCGGCGAAGAGGGGCGGTCGGGTGCTTCTTATCGACTGCGGGGCCAATGTGGACTGCAAGAGCGAGTTTTTGCGCCAGTTTGCGCTGATGGGCGACGCCTACATGCGCACGGTGACGAACGCGCCGGAGCCCAGGGTGGCCCTCATCAACAACGGCGCGGAGCCGGAGAAGGGGAATGAACTGACCAAGGAGGCCTACAAGCTTCTGGAAAAGGAGCCCTCCATTCAGTTCATGGGCAACCTTGAACCCCGCTATATCCTGAGCGGCGCCGCCGATGTGGTGGTGTGCGACGGTTTTGTGGGGAATATGCTTTTAAAGAGCCTGGAGGGGGCGTCGGTGTTCATCTTCGACTCCCTGAAGGATATCTTTATGCAGAGTTTTGCCACCAAGATCGGCGCCATGATTTTAAAACCGAAGCTGCGGAGCTTTAAACGCACCATGGACTACACCGAGTATGGCGGAGCGCCCCTTCTGGGCGTGGCCAAACCGGTTGTCAAGGCCCACGGCAGCAGCAATGCCCGGGCCTATAGCAATGCGATTGCCCAGCTCGCCCAGATGATCCGGGGCGACGTGGTGGGCAAGATCGCCCAGTCGCTGCAAGCCAGCGCAGACCAACAATAACGGGAGGAATGGAAATGGTATTTGAAAAAGTGCAATCCATCGTCGCTGATAAGTTCAGCATGGACCCCAGCGAAGTGACTCTGGAGTCCGAGATTGAAAAAGATCTGAAGGCCGACTCCATCGACATGGCCGACCTCATCATGGATCTTGAGGATGCCTTCGATATGCAGATCGAAGAGGATAAGCTTGCCGAGATCAAGACCGTGGGCGACATCGTGCGCTATATTGAGGACAATCAATAGGATCACTTTGAGCCCTGAAGCAAGCCTGCTTTGGGGCTCTTCATTTTATTGGAGGAAATGATGCTGGATTTTGAACAGGGTATGGAAGCGCTCCAGAAGAGAATCGCTTACCGCTTCCGCGATCCTGTGCTGCTAAGAAAAGCGCTCACCCATACCACCTACGCTCATGAGGTGTCGGGCTGTGCCCATAATCAGCGGCTGGAGTTCCTGGGGGATGCCGTGCTGCAGCTTACCGTAAGCCACCGCCTTTTTTTGCTGTACAGAAATGCCAACGAGGGAGAACTGAGTAAAATGCGGGCGTTTGTGGTCTCCGAGCCCTCTTTGGCGGCCGCGGCGAAGCGCATCAGCCTTGGCAGCTACCTCCGGCTGGGCCGGGGGGAGGAGAAGTGCGGCGGCCGGGAAAAGCCGTCGGTGCTGGCCGACGGTTATGAGGCCGTGATCGGCGCCATCTATCTGGACGGCGGCTTTGAGGCGGCCCGGGACTATGTCTACCGCGAGCTGGACGACGAAATTCAAAGGGCGCCGGAGATGAAGTGCGCCATGGATTTCAAGACCCGTCTGCAGGAAAAGCTCCAGGAGCAGGGACGAAAGGTCTGCTACCGGCTCATCGGCGATGAGGGGCCGGAGCATGACAAGGTATTCACCGTCACCGCTGTGGTGGACGGCCAGGATATGGCCAGCGGCAAGGGCCGCAGCAAGAAGTGCGCCGAGCAGAACGCGGCTAAGGCGGCACTCGAGATTCTCAATCAACCGAAGAAAGTGTGAAGTGCTTGCATCTCAAAAGGCTGGAAATATACGGATTTAAATCCTTTGCGGACCGCACGGAGATCGTTTTTGAACGGGGCATCACCGGCGTGGTGGGCCCGAACGGAAGCGGCAAGAGCAATGTGGCGGATGCGGTCCGGTGGGTTTTGGGCGAACAGAGCGCCCGAACCCTTCGGGGAACCCGTATGGAGGATATCATCTTCAACGGCACGGAAAAGCGCAAGAAACTGTCCATGGCCGAGGTAACCCTCGTCTTTGACAACGTGGATGGTTCTCTTGACATGCCCTATTCCGAGCTGTCGGTAACCCGCAGAATTTACCGCTCCGGTGAATCCGAATATCTGATCAATGGCAATTCGCGCCGCCTCAAGGATGTGGTGGCGCTTTTTCAGGATACGGGCATCGGCAAGGAGGGTTATTCCATCATCGGCCAGGGCCGTATCGGCGATATTTTAACGCCCAAATCCGAGGAACGGCGGGTGATCTTCGAGGAAGCCGCCGGCGTGGTCAAGTATAAGACCCGCAAGGAGGAAGCGGAACGAAAGCTGGGACAGACCGACCAAAATCTCATCCGCATCGAGGACATTTTGGAGGAACTGTCCGGCCAGGTGGAACCCCTTCGGGAACAGAGTGAAGCGGCCCGGCGGTATCTGGATCTCAGGGACGAGCTGAAGGACCTGGATATCAATCTGTTTCTGCACCAAAATGAGCAGATTCAGGTCCGTCAGCAGGGACTTAGGGAAACGCTGGCCGACATCGAGGGACAGCGCACGAAGGGTCAGGAGGAGCTGGCATCCTTGGCGGAGCGTTACCGTCTGTCCCGGGAGGATCTGGAGCGGATGGACGGGGAGATATTGACCCTCCGGGAACAGATTTTGGAGCTCACCCGCCAGACCGAGGCGGCCGAGGGTGAGAGCAAGGTGCTGGACGAGCGCCGGGATAATGCGAGGATCGGCCGGGAACAGCTTTTGGGCCAGATCCGGGAAACGGAGGACCGCCTGGCGGACCTCAAAAAGCAGCAGGAAGAGGCGGCGGCCCACGGCGGGGAGCTGGAACAAAAGCTTGCCGGCGAAGCGGCTGCACTGGAGGCTCACCGGCAATCCACCGATGCGCTGGGGGAGAAAGTGGCCAGCGAGGAGGTCAGGCTGGAGGCCGCCAAGAGCGAAGTGATTGATAATTTGAACCGCCTTTCGAACGTCAAGACCCGCCGGGAGCGGCTGCTCACCATGCGGGACACCCTGGTTCAGCGTCAGAGCGAGCTTCAAACGCAGCAGGCGGAACGCACGCAGCAGGAGGATCAGCTGAAGGCGGACATGCTGGCGGCGGAAGAACTTCTGCAGGAAGCCAAGGCCCGCCTGCATGAGCTGGAGAAGCAGCGGGACCGGGTAAAAGCTTCGGGGCAGGAGGCGGAAGCCAGGGCGGAACACATCCGCATCCGCCTCAAGACCGTGGAGCAAAGCGCCCAGCAGATTGCCTCCCGCCTCCATGTGATGGAGGAGATGCAAAAGGATCGGGAGGGATACTTTGGCAGTATCCGCAACCTGATGCGGGAGGCTCACCGCCTGCCGCAGGGCGGCGCGGGCATTGTGGGCACCGTGGCGGATCTGATGCGGGTGCCTAAAACCTTTGAAAAGGCCATTGAAATGGCCCTTGGCGCCAGCCTGCAGCACGTGGTCACCCGCCGGGAAGAGGATGCCAAGGCGGCCATTGATCTCTTGCGGGAGCGCCAGTTTGGCCGGGCAACCTTCCTGCCCATGACCAGCGTGAAGGGAAGAACCTTGAACGGGGGGGAGAAGGCAACCTTGTCCGGCCCCGGTATTCTTGGCGTGGCCAGCGACCTCGTCGAGTTTGACGAGGCCTACCGGGGGATCATGGAGAATCTTCTGGGCCGTACGGTCGTTGTCAAGGATATGGATACGGGCATTCAGCTTATGCGCAGAAACCGGTATGCTTTCAGGGTGGTGACCCTTCTCGGGGATACGCTCAATGTGGGCGGGTCCATGACGGGCGGCAGTCAGAAGTCCCAGTATTCTTCCCTGCTGAGCCGGGGCCGCATGATTGAGGAACTGAAAGAGGAACTTTCCCAGACGGAGAAAAGCCTTGGAGACCATCGGGCCAAGCTTACGGAAATGCTGGCTGAAGCGGAAACCGTGAAATCGGAGCTGGCGGAGATCGGCGAGGCCTGGCACCAGCAGGACATCGCTGTGGCGCGGGAGAACGAACGCTATCAGACGGCCCAGGGGCACTATGCTGAACACCTGAAGGGCAGCGAGGCTCTGCGGCTGGAGCAGGAGCGCCTTTCGGAGAGCCTCGCCGAAGTGGTGGGCGAACTCGGGGAGATCGAAAGCCAGCAGGGCGTGATGGAACGCTCGGACGGCACCACCCGGGACGATATCCTCCGTCTGCAGGAGGCCATGAACATCCTCCGCCAGGAGCACACGGCGGCCCTTGGCATGCTGGGTACGCTGCAGGCGGCCCATGCCGGCGCGGCCCGGGACTTGGAAGCCGCCCGCCGGGACGTCCGGCGGCTTCTAGGCGAACGGGCGGAGAACGAGCGGACCTTGGCCCGGCTTCAGAATGAGCTGGAAGCCCGTAAGGACCGCATGGATGAGGACAGCAGGGAGCGGGAAGAGCTGGCAAGAAGGATTGAGGCCAGCCGGGCCACCCTTTGGGCCGTTCAGACGGAGGTGGAGCGGCGTCAGCAGGATCGTCAGAAACTGGCCCTCGAATCGGAGGAATTGGAACGGCGGCAAAAGGAGCTTTCCGGCAGGCTGGAGGAGCTCCTGGAGCGTCAGTACAAGACCCAGTCCCAGCTGGACCGTTTGGAATCGGATCTGCAGAACATCCATAACCGTATTTGGGACGATTATGAGTTGACGTATAACACGGCACTGCCGCTACGCAGGGAGGATTTTAAGCCTTCGGCGGCATCCTCCAGAGCGGGCGCTATCCGCCGGGAAATGCGGCAGATGGGCGATGTGAATGTGAACGCCATCGAGGAATACAAGCGGGTATCCCAGCGCTTCACCGATCTCACCGAGCAAAGAGAGGATCTGGTGAAGGCGAAGGAGGATCTCCGCAGTCTCATTGAAGAGCTGCTGGGCACCATGGAGGTGCAGTTTAAGGAGCAGTTCGCGAAACTCAACGAAAACTTTAAGGAGACCTTTGTGGAGCTCTTCGGCGGCGGAACGGCCAGCCTCCAGCTTTCCGATGAACGTGACGTACTGAATTGCAATATCGAGATCATCGCCCAGCCTCCGGGCAAGAAGCTGCAGGTGCTCTCCCTGCTGTCCGGCGGCGAGCGTTCGCTAACGGCGGCGGCGATTCTTTTCGCCATTCTCCGCCTGAAGCCCACGCCCTTCTGCATTCTGGACGAGATCGAAGCGGCGCTGGACGATGCCAACATCGGCAATTTTGTCCATTTCCTGAAGGATTACGCGAAGAACACCCAGTTTGTAGTGATCACCCACCGCAAGGAGACCATGACCGCCTGCGATGCGCTGTATGGTTTCTCCATGGAGGAGAAGGGTGTTAGCCGGCTCATGTCCGTGAAACTGGCCTAGGAGGGGAACGATGGAGAAAAAAGGATTTTTTTCAAAGCTGGTGGGCGGGCTCACCAAGACCCGCGACAACCTGACGGAGAAGGTCAATCAGCTCATCTCCTATTACCGGGAGATTGACGACGAGTTCTATGAGGAACTGGAAGAAATTTTGGTCTATGCCGATGTGGGCGTCGCCACCACCGGCGAGATCATAGAACGGCTCCGCGCCCGGGTGGATCAGGAAAAGCTGGGCGATACGGCCAAAATCCGGGAATACCTGAGCGAGATTTTGATGGGCATGGTGGGGACCGACGGGGAACTGGAGCTCCCCTCGCCTAGCATTATCCTGGTGGTGGGCGTAAACGGGGTGGGCAAGACCACCGCCATCGGCAAGATGGCCCATTATTATAAAAGTGAGGGCAGAAAGGTCATGCTGGGCGCGGCGGATACCTTTCGTGCGGCGGCCAGCGAACAGCTGACCATCTGGTCCGAGCGGGCGGGGGTGCCCATCGTCAAGCACGGCGAGGGCGCCGATCCGGCGGCTGTGGTCTTTGATGCCATCAGCTCGGCCAAGGCCCGGGGATGCGATCTTCTTATCTGTGATACCGCCGGCCGTCTGCACAACAAAAAGAACCTGATGGAGGAGCTGAAAAAGATCGGCAGGGTGGTGGACCGGGAATACGGCGGCGCCCATCGGGAGGTCTTTTTGGTGCTGGATGCCACCACCGGCCAAAACGCCATCGCCCAGGCGAAGATCTTCAAGGAAGCGGTGAACGTGACGGGCATCATTCTCACCAAGCTGGACGGCACCGCAAAAGGCGGCGTGGTCATCGCCGTCAAAAATGAACTGAACGTGCCGGTGCGCTTCATCGGTGTGGGCGAGGGAATGGAAGATCTGCAGGTCTTTGATCCCAAGGCCTTCGTGGAAGCACTGCTTCAGGAAAAGGCTTGACAGCGGCAGAGAAAATGGGTATAGTAAGGGAGTGTAAAGGTTAAAACCTTTACACTCCCTTTTCCATCTGGGCGAATGCGGACGGCCTTTCGAGCAAAGCCGAAGGGTCAAAGAGAAGCGGCGCTGAAAAGGAGAAGGGACCCGTGAGGAGGAGAAGGCCATGGAGGAGAACGTGCGCTATGCGTGGCTCATGGATTTCTATGGCGGCCTTTTGACGGAACAGCAGCGGCGGGTGCTGGAGCTGCATCTCGATCAGGATTGGTCCCTTTCGGAGATCGCTGAGGAACTGGGCATATCCCGGCAGGGCGTTTCCGACTGCCTGAAGCGGGGAAGAAATCAGCTCTCTCAGCTGGAGGAACGACTGGGACTTTTAAAACGGCATCTTTGGATGGCCGATCAGCTCAAGGGATTGCGGGCGGAGGCAGCGGCGGGCCTTGCGGGACCCGACACGGCCAAAAAGCTCGATCAACTCATTGAGGAGTGGGAGGTACGGGATGGCCTTTGAAGGTTTGACTTCCAAGCTTTCGGAAGTTTTTAAGAAGCTGACGTCCCGAGGCAAACTCAGCGAGCAGGACGTGAAGGCGGCCATGCGGGAAGTGAAGATGGCTCTTCTTGAGGCGGACGTGAACTTCCTGGTGGTGAAAAAGTTCATCAAGACCGTGTCCGAGCGTGCGGTGGGATCGGAGATCCTGGAAAGCCTCACCCCGGGCCAGCAGGTCATCAAAGTGGTGAACGAGGAGCTTACAAACCTGATGGGCTCCACGGTCAGCAAGCTTACGGTGGCTTCGGCGCCGCCGTCGGTCTATATGCTGGTGGGTCTTCAGGGCGCAGGCAAGACCACCATGGCGGGGAAGCTTGCGGGCTATCTTAAAAAGCAGGGCAAAAATCCTTTGCTCTGTGCGTGCGATATCTACCGGCCGGCGGCCATTCAGCAGCTCAAGGTCTTGGGCGAGAAGCTGGAGATCCCGGTCTTTGAAGAGGGGCAGAAGGATGCGGTAAAAACCGCTCTGCACGGTGTGCAATATGCAAAGGACAACGGGCATGACGCGGTGCTTCTCGATACCGCGGGCCGGCTTCATATTGACACCGAGCTCATGGACGAGCTGAAACGGATGAAAAAAGCCGTGGATCCCCATGAGATCCTGCTGGTGGTGGACTCCATGACCGGCCAGGACGCGGTGAATGTGGCCCAAAGCTTCCATGATACCCTGGAAATCAGCGGCGTCATTTTGACCAAGCTGGACGGCGACACCAGGGGCGGCGCGGCGCTTTCGGTCAAGGCCGTCACCGGCCAGCCCATCAAGTTTGCCGGTGTGGGGGAAAAACTCACCGATATTGAACCCTTCTATCCCGAGCGGATGGCGTCCCGAATCCTGGGCATGGGCGACGTGCTGAGCCTCATTGAAAAGGCGCAGGCCGCCTTCGATGAGAAGCAGGCGGCCAAGCTGGAGGAACGGATCAAATCCCAAAAGTTCGATCTTGAGGATTTCATGGACCAGCTTCAGCAAATGAAGAAGATGGGCTCCATGTCCGATATTTTGGCCATGATGCCCGGCATGAACGCTTCGAAGCTGGGCAATGTGGAACTGGATGAAAAGCAGCTTTCAAGAACCGAGGCCATCGTCAGCTCCATGACTGTGGCGGAGCGGCAGAATCCCGCCATTATCAACGGCAGTCGAAGAAAGCGCATCGCCGCCGGCAGCGGCACGTCCATCCAGCAGGTAAATCAGCTGCTCCGGCAGTTCGATTCCATGAAAAAGATGATGCGCCAGTTCACCGATATGGAGCGGGGCGGCCGGCGCCGGGGACGGATGAAGTTCCCTTTCATGTAGCTGCATCCAGCCAGAAGGCTGTGTGACATAGTAGTGAAACATAAATTAGGAGGTACAATTCAATGGCAGTACGTATTCGTCTTCGCCGCATGGGCGCGAAAAAAGCTCCCTTCTACCGCATCGTGGTTGCGGAATCCTCTGCGCCCCGGGATGGCCGCTGCATCGAGGAACTCGGCTATTACAATCCCCTGGTGGAGCCCGTGGAGATCAAGGTGGACGCGGAGAAGGCTCAGGAGTGGATTAAAAAGGGTGCTAAGCCCTCGGATACCGTTCGGGCGCTCCTCAAAAAGAGCGGCGCGATCGAGTAAGGCATAGGTGAAAAACATGCGGGATCTTGTGGAGTACATCGTCAAATCCCTGGTAACGAATCCTGACGAGGTGGACGTGCGCCGGGTGGAAAATGACGATAACATCATTATCGAGGTCCGCGTGGCCCAGGAAGATATGGGTAAGGTGATCGGCAAACAGGGCCGCATTGCCAAGGCCATCCGTTCCGTGGTCCGGGCGGCGTCATCCAAGGAAGCCAAGAAGGTCTTGGTGGATATCATCTAAAAAAAGGAGGGGCCTTCGGGTCCCTTTATTTCATGGGAGGTCAAGGTGGGAATACAGGCGGAATATTTGTGCGTGGGCACCATTGTAAAACCCCAGGGGATCCGGGGTGAAGTCAAAGTGATGCCGCTGACGGACGATCCGGCACGCTTCTATGACCTTTCGGAGGCCTTCTTCAAAGGGGAGGGCGGATTCACGCCCGTTGCCGTGACGGGCGCCAGAATTCAGGATACGAACGTATTTTTAACGCTGGCGGGTGTGACGGACCGAAACGGGGCGGAGCAGCTTCGGGGC is a genomic window containing:
- the rnc gene encoding ribonuclease III, which translates into the protein MLDFEQGMEALQKRIAYRFRDPVLLRKALTHTTYAHEVSGCAHNQRLEFLGDAVLQLTVSHRLFLLYRNANEGELSKMRAFVVSEPSLAAAAKRISLGSYLRLGRGEEKCGGREKPSVLADGYEAVIGAIYLDGGFEAARDYVYRELDDEIQRAPEMKCAMDFKTRLQEKLQEQGRKVCYRLIGDEGPEHDKVFTVTAVVDGQDMASGKGRSKKCAEQNAAKAALEILNQPKKV
- the plsX gene encoding phosphate acyltransferase PlsX, yielding MRIVADVMGGDQAPVAVIKGSVMALERDAGLTMVLCGPKAVIERELGYLNAPRDRIEIVDAPDVIEMAEAPVTAIRQKKNSSLVVGMNLVAAGQGDGFISAGSTGAVLAGATFIIKRIKGINRPALAPILPAKRGGRVLLIDCGANVDCKSEFLRQFALMGDAYMRTVTNAPEPRVALINNGAEPEKGNELTKEAYKLLEKEPSIQFMGNLEPRYILSGAADVVVCDGFVGNMLLKSLEGASVFIFDSLKDIFMQSFATKIGAMILKPKLRSFKRTMDYTEYGGAPLLGVAKPVVKAHGSSNARAYSNAIAQLAQMIRGDVVGKIAQSLQASADQQ
- the rpsP gene encoding 30S ribosomal protein S16, which codes for MAVRIRLRRMGAKKAPFYRIVVAESSAPRDGRCIEELGYYNPLVEPVEIKVDAEKAQEWIKKGAKPSDTVRALLKKSGAIE
- the ffh gene encoding signal recognition particle protein, whose protein sequence is MAFEGLTSKLSEVFKKLTSRGKLSEQDVKAAMREVKMALLEADVNFLVVKKFIKTVSERAVGSEILESLTPGQQVIKVVNEELTNLMGSTVSKLTVASAPPSVYMLVGLQGAGKTTMAGKLAGYLKKQGKNPLLCACDIYRPAAIQQLKVLGEKLEIPVFEEGQKDAVKTALHGVQYAKDNGHDAVLLDTAGRLHIDTELMDELKRMKKAVDPHEILLVVDSMTGQDAVNVAQSFHDTLEISGVILTKLDGDTRGGAALSVKAVTGQPIKFAGVGEKLTDIEPFYPERMASRILGMGDVLSLIEKAQAAFDEKQAAKLEERIKSQKFDLEDFMDQLQQMKKMGSMSDILAMMPGMNASKLGNVELDEKQLSRTEAIVSSMTVAERQNPAIINGSRRKRIAAGSGTSIQQVNQLLRQFDSMKKMMRQFTDMERGGRRRGRMKFPFM
- the ftsY gene encoding signal recognition particle-docking protein FtsY; its protein translation is MEKKGFFSKLVGGLTKTRDNLTEKVNQLISYYREIDDEFYEELEEILVYADVGVATTGEIIERLRARVDQEKLGDTAKIREYLSEILMGMVGTDGELELPSPSIILVVGVNGVGKTTAIGKMAHYYKSEGRKVMLGAADTFRAAASEQLTIWSERAGVPIVKHGEGADPAAVVFDAISSAKARGCDLLICDTAGRLHNKKNLMEELKKIGRVVDREYGGAHREVFLVLDATTGQNAIAQAKIFKEAVNVTGIILTKLDGTAKGGVVIAVKNELNVPVRFIGVGEGMEDLQVFDPKAFVEALLQEKA
- a CDS encoding KH domain-containing protein is translated as MRDLVEYIVKSLVTNPDEVDVRRVENDDNIIIEVRVAQEDMGKVIGKQGRIAKAIRSVVRAASSKEAKKVLVDII
- the smc gene encoding chromosome segregation protein SMC, which codes for MHLKRLEIYGFKSFADRTEIVFERGITGVVGPNGSGKSNVADAVRWVLGEQSARTLRGTRMEDIIFNGTEKRKKLSMAEVTLVFDNVDGSLDMPYSELSVTRRIYRSGESEYLINGNSRRLKDVVALFQDTGIGKEGYSIIGQGRIGDILTPKSEERRVIFEEAAGVVKYKTRKEEAERKLGQTDQNLIRIEDILEELSGQVEPLREQSEAARRYLDLRDELKDLDINLFLHQNEQIQVRQQGLRETLADIEGQRTKGQEELASLAERYRLSREDLERMDGEILTLREQILELTRQTEAAEGESKVLDERRDNARIGREQLLGQIRETEDRLADLKKQQEEAAAHGGELEQKLAGEAAALEAHRQSTDALGEKVASEEVRLEAAKSEVIDNLNRLSNVKTRRERLLTMRDTLVQRQSELQTQQAERTQQEDQLKADMLAAEELLQEAKARLHELEKQRDRVKASGQEAEARAEHIRIRLKTVEQSAQQIASRLHVMEEMQKDREGYFGSIRNLMREAHRLPQGGAGIVGTVADLMRVPKTFEKAIEMALGASLQHVVTRREEDAKAAIDLLRERQFGRATFLPMTSVKGRTLNGGEKATLSGPGILGVASDLVEFDEAYRGIMENLLGRTVVVKDMDTGIQLMRRNRYAFRVVTLLGDTLNVGGSMTGGSQKSQYSSLLSRGRMIEELKEELSQTEKSLGDHRAKLTEMLAEAETVKSELAEIGEAWHQQDIAVARENERYQTAQGHYAEHLKGSEALRLEQERLSESLAEVVGELGEIESQQGVMERSDGTTRDDILRLQEAMNILRQEHTAALGMLGTLQAAHAGAARDLEAARRDVRRLLGERAENERTLARLQNELEARKDRMDEDSREREELARRIEASRATLWAVQTEVERRQQDRQKLALESEELERRQKELSGRLEELLERQYKTQSQLDRLESDLQNIHNRIWDDYELTYNTALPLRREDFKPSAASSRAGAIRREMRQMGDVNVNAIEEYKRVSQRFTDLTEQREDLVKAKEDLRSLIEELLGTMEVQFKEQFAKLNENFKETFVELFGGGTASLQLSDERDVLNCNIEIIAQPPGKKLQVLSLLSGGERSLTAAAILFAILRLKPTPFCILDEIEAALDDANIGNFVHFLKDYAKNTQFVVITHRKETMTACDALYGFSMEEKGVSRLMSVKLA
- the ylxM gene encoding YlxM family DNA-binding protein is translated as MEENVRYAWLMDFYGGLLTEQQRRVLELHLDQDWSLSEIAEELGISRQGVSDCLKRGRNQLSQLEERLGLLKRHLWMADQLKGLRAEAAAGLAGPDTAKKLDQLIEEWEVRDGL
- the acpP gene encoding acyl carrier protein, translating into MVFEKVQSIVADKFSMDPSEVTLESEIEKDLKADSIDMADLIMDLEDAFDMQIEEDKLAEIKTVGDIVRYIEDNQ